The segment CCGAGATATATTTTCTTACTTTTCGTAAATTTAGGTGTGCTTCGTGGTTGAGGAATGTTTTTGTCTGTGTAATTGCATAACGTCGAAATAaattatgcataataatataataaacattatcataTAATGTGACGAAagattatctttataaaaaaatattcttttaagattttatataacaaagtattaaagaaaaatattacgaTTGCACTAGCTTTTACTAACAGCTCGCACGTAGGATAAAATATAGCCCATAACATagcattcaaacaaataaaacttatacaatatacagggaattgatttataatatcgaTAACACAGATTCTAGAAAATGATTTGTCTCTCTCTAATACTTAAGAACTGAAGTCATTGAAACATTTCATTTTGACATATCTTTTGATCAATCCTCagactatatttaaatttcaagttTACCGAAATTAAAAGTAGCAAAAACCTACAATGGCATAAGCTGAGAAATTGATTATACACAAACAATGAGACACAGGATTCCATAAACTGATAAATATACCATACACAATAAAATGCTATCTGAAATCACTATCAGCACATTCTGTTAAAATtaatcagaaataaaaaatacagaacgTCGCATTTGAACTCCtggagcaataaaaaaacaaccaaAATGTCGACTATGTGCGAATATCCTCTCAAACGAACTCAAAACTATCCTtcactaattaataataaaatgaggtACTACATCATAGAAGAACCCGACATCCATTATGAAAGTATAGATGAAGAAGACGAAAATTACGATGACTCAGCACAAAATGTAATACTAAATGAGATAGAAGAAGAACCGGATGCATACGAAAATAGCCCTTGTTACTCAGAAAGTATTGTGGAATCGTATCCTATTTACGACGAAAACGATCGACAACGGTCAGAGAAAATCGTTGTTATACCTCGGAAATTGTTAGTTCCAATTAGAAACCAACGTTTTTTCAGCAAAGGTGagtttcttcttttttaaagaACTAGCACTATTTATATTGAAGcaggaattaattttataaaacagacTTCCtcaaacttattattatacataccaGCCCTGTttcatactgtcccactgctggatataggctTTCTCTTCTACTGAGACGCTTTCGGCTGCAATTCATTACGGTGACCTAAATGGGTGGCAAGACTTtacataagttataaaaaagtgGAAACTGTGTTGGATTAAGTaccttaatttacattcatttatttttggtcataatttgttctgtttgttccaacaaataaacgaataaaaatatttttttttttcaacaactttatttttatttaatactatcataacaataattttaaaacatgtgTTTTAGGTAATTTCTCATTGGATAAAAAGATGCTACTTTTATCAGGGCCATGTCATATGAACTGGAATGACTACCATCGGCTGAGCGTTATACATGCTTTCATGGATAATTTGGAACAAGATTTTCCTTCTGTATGTACCACTGTAACGATTGGTCACTCGCTTGAAGGTAGAGAACTCAaggtaatgtttaaataaaaaaaatattatcacatgTAAGTTTTGAGAAAGCCACGTCATACAGAGTAAGATTTACCCGCATAAATGAGCCGTGCCTATTAATATAgacatattttgtaacataaaagACGTGAACTAACAGCATTAGATCCTTCGGCTATATTGTAAGCTACAGGTATTCCAAAggttatttcaaaaatatgtattcgCACACATTCCAGCTGTAAGTAGTTAAAAAATACGAATACTCTACGATAAATATCTGACCGGAGCTACTGTTACTTTTCAAAAAGACAATGAAATTTTCAAGAGAAATTATTATCGCTCACTCGCTTCAAAAACGACATCTCTAGATATATcagaagaataattataatttgtaggttttaaaaatatcaaacagtGACGCTAGTAATGCGTCGGTATGGTTGGATGCCGGCATCCATGCGCGTGAGTGGATCGCGCCAGCAGTTGCCACATATATCGCTGATCACTTGGCGAGGAACTTCAACAACCTCCCTCAAAGCGTCACCAATAAGGATTGGTAAGCTATTACAAAGGTATGGGTTCCGTGTGCAAAGAGAACTAATGTAATCTTTTCAAGGCCTCTTTAAATTTAGTTTCCGTAAACAAAGgaaattaacaaaattcttataaCCATAACCAATCTATCTATGGAATCTACTTTATAAACCGTTAAAGGTACCTGTgcgaattttcatttattattttgttttatcactactaattattaaaaataatgacatagAAAAAAGTTTAGACTGCGGTACCCTTCGTGcgtaaatccattttatttgtCCTTAAGTGTGAATTTAGAGATGAAGAAAGGTAAAcaacaatattacaattacctttttgttttaaacagtATAATTACGTGGCTAAAGTATTACTCAGTCCATTCATTAACTCTCTTTTGGATTTCCACTGGGCTGGGTCAGCACGTGATTATAAATGGAATTCATTAACGGGTTTTACTTAAtggttttcattgaaatttgtcAGTTCTTATTAGCACCACACCGCACGcgtttaaagttaaattaaaaataatacattgaatTAAATAGTGAAAAATTGCATCTTAATGCCTGTACCCTAATTATGTTACAAAAGTTTGTACGCTTGTCgaaaataattcttaaattCTTTCATAATAGAAAGCAACACCGTTATATCACTAAATAGTAAAAACtctttgacttatatttttatccggAAAATACTTTAACGCATGCAGCGTTAAGAGCAAATAGTTTTTGAACGGGTAATATCTTCAGGTATTTTCTTCCTGTATTCAATCCAGACGGATATGAATACTCCCACACCAAAGAGCGCATGTGGCGTAAGAACAGAGCGTGGCACGGCGGACAATGTGTGGGCGTTGATCTTAACAGAAACTTCAGGTACTCTtagaaactattaaaaatataagtttattcaataacaaaaactcagtcacataatatatttgacgTTGAAACCTtctagtaagtataaaaatacttgtGTCAGAATATTTCGCTCGTCCATGACAATAACATTCTTAAGAATATCCAGTAGTACGTACTATTGATATAAGCACTAAAGATTTAAACCCTACACGTGAAGAATTATAAGTAACTACCAATTAAACCAAATTAACTTGGGCAGCATTGTTGTGACCAAGAAATACCTTTCGTATATAAGccataatgtttttattcataattttctttaactCACTGAGaaacattttgtaaacaatGTGAATTAcgcatcaaatatatttattatggaattattgttataaacattCTAATGATTCTAGTTATGGCTGGGGAGGTAAAGGTTCCTCTGATATACCCACCAACGCGTTTTACAGAGGGCCCGAACCGTTTTCCGAACCGGAGTCCTGTGCAGTACGGGTATGTTAAACAATAACTATATATACACTTATAAATGCTATAGAAGCTGTTTAATAATCCAATTCCAAGGTCAACCAGTGAACATCcagtatgttttttattgccattaaatgacgagacgagcataccgctcgcctgatggttagcgataccaCAGCCCATAAACATGTCTAGAGAAGCCGAAATATTTCCAGTTACCATGGAATGGAATGACTCTGTTGGTCAATATTTGAACTATACTATACACACAAGGTTAGATAGGCACTTTGTGACTAGCCAGGATATAAAAAGAGGCACGTATCAAACCACACGCCAATACATAAACAATGactaaaatgtgaatataatttataacattccaGTGAAAATTGAACTCATAAATTATTAGTTTGAATGCGTACGTCAATACAGATGCAGCATCATTTGAGCAATAATGTGCTGTTGATACCAAAATCGTGTCATCGCCATTGAACGCAGAGATTAAACTGCAAACAGGATTTAGTCGTAAATCAATTTCACTGCAACGCTTTTATATCATTCcgttacattaatttaatttactatttacattaCGAGAAATTCACACCAGGGACATAATGATTCgcgttcaaattaaaaatatctcgaACGTGGCATATGTCGGGCTTTTGTCGTTGATTCAATTTCATTGTAAATAGGAagttataaaatgcaaataaacattatttacattataaagacAATTCCAACTAAGTACTTTAGCGACTAGGGTTATTAGTAACTAAGTTTACGTGTttatatactagtttttgccaACTTGGAATTTAGAGATGAAACGGTGACAGAATTATCCGCACTGTAAGGTTTAGTTTAAATTAGTAAGTCATCGCAGCATTATATTACGCAAGAACTTCCAGGTGCGTTTACACGAGCGAAGCTTCTAGCACATACGACTCTTGCGCATGTGCTAGAAGCtacaaaatttgcagaagttaGCTTGCCGTGACTGTTTCCAACTTTTCTTGGTAATATAAACAAGgcttaatataatatctttttagAAATCGTATTTTATCAGTAAACTAAATATCCTTTATTTCACTATCGTTATTTCCAGGATGTTCTTCTTAATTCTGGAATACGCTTCAAAATATACATCACTCTACATAGTTACGGACAAGTAATCATATTTCCATTTGCATTTAGGGACGAACTGTGTCCTGATTATGTTCGTTTGCTTGAAGGAGCCACTGCTATGTCAAAGGTAACTTTTCATTACAATACTTAGAAGTAGTTTTCAAAAACGTACCAATCCTCacgaaatatttcattaatgcATGTTTTTTAACTAGTCGTTCGGTATAAAAAGGCTGATATTTCTAAACTGGAATATCTTGGACagttcttttatattaaaataaaaaatctgtcttAATTGAAAACCATTAATTTTAACTAACTTTAGTTTGGTTAATTTTTTGAAAACTATGTCAAATTATTATTGCTGCTTTTTAAAGCTTGGCTgagtcaataaaaaacaatagaattattattaacatatgaTACACAACTTATTCTCAGGCTATCTACGAGACTACCGGCAATACATATAAAGTGGGGATTTCGAGAGACGTAATGTATGGCGCAGCAGGAACCAGTAACGATTGGAGTTACGGTGCGGCCGAAATCCCTTACTGCTACCTCATAGAATTGCGAAGTAAACAACACAAATTCAAGCTACCGAGACAAGAGATTGAGGAAACGGGCAAAGAGATTTTGAGCTGCGTCAAGACTTTGATGGAATTTGTGGACAATTACACTGAAAGTAAGATTGGTGAAGAAAAATCTGAAGAAGAAATAACTATTAGTGTATGTATCACtttgtacgtagtacatatatcgatgatcACTTTTATTCTAACCTccttgataaattattaatagttttaaaaaaagtcgCTGTCAAGTCAAGAATCTGCCACATTTGTCACAATGTTTATCAAAATTTCAGTGAAtgtaaaaatagtataattttttttaaaaaagtaaattgaaaTAGATTCAAAGTGGCACCTCCTAGACGATCTACGCAAGTATGGGAAGTGAAATTAACTAGAGAAGGACAAagatatttcgtaaaaactcTGGATACTGTAGGAGGTGCGTACAAGAGCTGTTGGCTTATTCGAATTCATTCTACGTGTACATTTTAAACCACGATATCctgttataaatgtaaatgctaaaatttgtgataatgtttaaatatattttgttggaagtaaacttCAAAAATACTGATCGTATTTAGATGAGATCTTGCATACATATAGACCAAGGCCTGCATTAAAGTAGGAACTTCTCGTTTTCCCAGAAAAATACATTCCGCGACTGTATAAATGTAGTCATTTACAAACCTAACATAAAACTCCTACCTAAAATCTCATTGCGTTATTTCCTAGAGGCATACTCAAGGAAATAACGcaatgatattcaaaaatatatttttcattatgcctataatttatttgtttcagcCATAAACATTTGGAAAGAAGAACGAAGTACGATGGACATTATGGTAGAAGGTCCACGAACGGCGCAAGTGGCTGGGATGCTGCACGAGCGAGAGATTCCTTATGCCGTCGCGATCGGTGACGTCAGTCTCATGCTTGAAAGGGAACAGGGTGCTATCATGACAAAGAGCATCAGACGGAATTCTGCTAGTTTTCGTAAGTATAAATCAGATTGaactactggtggtagatttCTTGTAAGCGAGAGCCTGACAGCGTAATGACCGCTAGTTTATTTCTACCGACAACATTGTGCCGGgacttttatttttctgttggAAGATACTGTAGTCACtataattactgagcattatgaggttcaacatcttatgtctcggatgacgagcgcagtccAATGTCCGTGTTtacgcagtgctttgtaattaaaagatCGAGTAATGATCGGCTATGTTATGTAATGAACAGTCATAATGTTTACCATCGGCTAGTAGAAGATTGTGAAAGAAAAAACTAGCTGGTGGGTATCTGACGCTGGCTACCCAAGAACTgggttatataatttttctctGATAATTAATGAAAACTAATATGGGTCTTTGGCTTGTTCATCAACGTATGCATtaagtaattaagtataatcaaggtaaaatattcattttaattgcaCTTATTAACTAATTCACAGGAAATAAT is part of the Manduca sexta isolate Smith_Timp_Sample1 chromosome 10, JHU_Msex_v1.0, whole genome shotgun sequence genome and harbors:
- the LOC115440226 gene encoding carboxypeptidase D; translated protein: MSTMCEYPLKRTQNYPSLINNKMRYYIIEEPDIHYESIDEEDENYDDSAQNVILNEIEEEPDAYENSPCYSESIVESYPIYDENDRQRSEKIVVIPRKLLVPIRNQRFFSKGNFSLDKKMLLLSGPCHMNWNDYHRLSVIHAFMDNLEQDFPSVCTTVTIGHSLEGRELKVLKISNSDASNASVWLDAGIHAREWIAPAVATYIADHLARNFNNLPQSVTNKDWYFLPVFNPDGYEYSHTKERMWRKNRAWHGGQCVGVDLNRNFSYGWGGKGSSDIPTNAFYRGPEPFSEPESCAVRDVLLNSGIRFKIYITLHSYGQVIIFPFAFRDELCPDYVRLLEGATAMSKAIYETTGNTYKVGISRDVMYGAAGTSNDWSYGAAEIPYCYLIELRSKQHKFKLPRQEIEETGKEILSCVKTLMEFVDNYTESKIGEEKSEEEITISVCITLFKVAPPRRSTQVWEVKLTREGQRYFVKTLDTVGAINIWKEERSTMDIMVEGPRTAQVAGMLHEREIPYAVAIGDVSLMLEREQGAIMTKSIRRNSASFRRNMDWKNYHRLDVIYAFLDKLASEYPYLCTVIVIGKSVEGRDIKLLKISNGNNDNLGVWLDGSIHPREWISTAVVTYIADRIVRTFHEQPDSVTNKDWYVLPVLNPDGYEYTHTYDRMWRKNRARYGECIGVDLNRNFSYGWGEKGEEGSSEDPGNIFYRGPKAFSEPETAAVKRTISESSTNFKVFLSFHSYGEVIIFPWGYTDDPCPDYVELLEGGTAMAKAIHSTNGHTYKVGSTKDLMYYACGNSVDWSYAVANIPYSYMVELRGKKHRFLLPKDEIVSTAMEVMSGVLRLMDFVDRRCTGTQSCVCPK